A genome region from Candidatus Poribacteria bacterium includes the following:
- a CDS encoding aldehyde dehydrogenase family protein, whose protein sequence is MHIPILRAGRPYRSLNTVRVPHIKTGEPLVEVSQANRGLIAKDLVDIALQKEVLGQRSVAELLSICKKAARLFATETLPLDGTVQSPIDYIQQVSGTTGMPEALCEQNLFKIQGVLENIDTVLDGLTRGLDLEVLDNGWGTQNGHTLSYVCETDSLGAVLPSNSPGVHSLWVPAIPLKVPLVLKPGREEPWTPYRIAQAFIAAGAPAEAFSFYPTDYAGANEILVRCGRAMLFGGGSTVAPWVNTPRVEIHGPGRSKIIIHEDGENNWEHYLDLIVESVAKNGGRSCINASGVWVTAHGREIAEAVAERLARIEPKPLDHPEAGIAAWANPKSAHGISSLIDQHLKEPGATELTTGDRVVELDGCTFLRPTVIWCEDAEHPLANIEFPFPFVSVVEVPPAQLVEAMGATLVATAITEDTALTRCLIATPLIDRLNLGAIPTNQISWDSPHEGNLFEHLYRQRAFQFG, encoded by the coding sequence ATGCATATTCCGATTCTGCGTGCCGGACGTCCTTACAGAAGTCTGAACACCGTTCGCGTCCCACATATCAAAACGGGTGAACCTTTGGTCGAGGTGAGCCAAGCCAATCGTGGGCTGATAGCCAAGGACCTCGTTGACATCGCGCTCCAGAAAGAGGTGCTCGGACAACGTTCTGTCGCCGAATTACTTTCTATATGCAAGAAGGCAGCGCGTCTCTTCGCAACGGAGACGTTGCCGCTTGACGGAACGGTTCAATCCCCGATAGACTACATCCAGCAGGTCTCTGGGACAACCGGTATGCCTGAAGCACTCTGCGAACAAAATCTATTCAAAATTCAAGGAGTCTTGGAAAACATAGATACCGTTTTGGATGGACTCACCCGTGGGCTTGATTTGGAGGTCCTTGACAATGGATGGGGAACCCAAAACGGGCACACGTTGAGTTACGTCTGTGAAACGGATTCGTTGGGTGCCGTGTTACCGAGCAATTCGCCGGGTGTGCATTCGTTGTGGGTGCCTGCTATTCCTTTGAAAGTGCCACTCGTGCTGAAGCCGGGACGCGAGGAGCCGTGGACTCCCTATCGAATTGCACAAGCGTTTATCGCTGCAGGTGCTCCCGCAGAGGCGTTCAGTTTCTATCCGACCGATTACGCCGGTGCCAACGAAATCCTCGTCCGATGTGGACGCGCTATGCTTTTCGGTGGCGGTTCAACCGTCGCACCGTGGGTGAACACACCTCGTGTCGAAATCCACGGACCCGGACGCAGCAAGATTATCATCCATGAAGACGGAGAGAACAATTGGGAACACTACCTCGATCTCATCGTGGAATCGGTCGCTAAAAACGGTGGCAGATCCTGCATTAACGCCTCTGGTGTATGGGTAACGGCGCATGGACGAGAAATTGCCGAAGCAGTGGCTGAACGTTTAGCACGCATCGAACCGAAACCCTTGGATCACCCAGAGGCAGGCATCGCCGCGTGGGCGAATCCGAAGTCTGCTCACGGCATCTCATCGCTCATCGACCAACACCTCAAAGAACCCGGTGCGACGGAGTTGACGACTGGCGACCGCGTCGTCGAATTGGATGGCTGCACCTTCCTCAGACCGACTGTTATCTGGTGTGAGGACGCAGAGCATCCATTAGCAAACATAGAATTTCCGTTCCCATTTGTGAGTGTTGTAGAAGTGCCACCGGCGCAGTTGGTCGAGGCTATGGGCGCGACACTTGTTGCCACAGCGATCACAGAAGATACAGCACTCACGCGATGTCTCATAGCGACACCGCTCATTGATCGACTGAATTTAGGTGCGATCCCAACGAATCAGATCTCTTGGGATAGTCCGCATGAAGGGAACCTGTTTGAGCATCTCTACAGACAGCGCGCATTTCAGTTTGGATAG
- a CDS encoding DUF2283 domain-containing protein — protein sequence MKVKYFHDTATALIEFSEHAVAETKEINENIYIDLDANGNLVAITIEHADLHANLPDLFYEQVETPESQTLLHEQT from the coding sequence ATGAAGGTAAAGTATTTTCATGACACGGCTACAGCATTGATTGAGTTTTCTGAGCATGCCGTTGCTGAAACAAAAGAAATCAACGAAAATATCTACATAGATCTGGATGCTAACGGAAATCTCGTCGCAATAACTATTGAACACGCCGACTTACACGCGAATCTACCTGATTTGTTTTACGAACAGGTGGAAACTCCAGAATCCCAAACACTTTTGCATGAACAAACTTGA
- a CDS encoding sulfatase-like hydrolase/transferase, with protein MTHNPNLILIYGDDLGRGMLSCYGQRHFETPNIDRLANEGMRFNHAYGCAFCAPSRASMLTGLHDCHDGTWTYTQGGVYDRLSAGELTLGQVTELVHTTGLQADPDDVFLAQIVEAAGYATGQIGKLEWGFATTGARIRRHGWQYHYGYYDHARCHGFYPPFLFEDGQVTNIRGNTHANCGVNLDWESDESAARRADRQGKAVYSQDIFNEKIVEFLRTHRDEPFFLYHPSQLPHGPIAIPDIHPAVKQSTELTTFEKEYASMILKLDETVGIILDELERLGIDDRTMIIFCSDNGHEVYAKEEGRTSGRTKNLDGEPFDEITTKFYSETGGDVFNGNDGMGGLKFSSWEGGTRIPYIVRLPGRIAPDPVSNHMLTNYDLMPTLADFIGMELPQPKDGVSFLPTLLEQPDIQQHREWVVYASRLGPALVTTDGWKLRYINSTDSFQLYHLPHDYREENDISADHPDLLARLSGWLLNACDGDYRNGTPQAHFAAYPEF; from the coding sequence ATGACCCATAACCCGAATCTCATTCTCATCTATGGCGACGACCTCGGACGCGGGATGCTGAGCTGCTATGGACAGCGGCATTTCGAGACACCGAATATCGACCGTTTGGCAAACGAGGGAATGCGATTCAACCATGCCTACGGTTGCGCATTTTGTGCCCCCTCCCGTGCCAGTATGCTGACAGGTCTCCACGATTGCCACGACGGGACATGGACCTATACCCAAGGCGGGGTGTATGACAGGCTGAGTGCTGGTGAGCTAACACTGGGTCAAGTGACAGAGTTAGTGCATACAACTGGACTCCAAGCGGATCCCGATGATGTCTTCTTGGCACAGATTGTTGAGGCAGCCGGTTACGCCACGGGGCAGATCGGGAAACTTGAGTGGGGTTTCGCTACAACAGGGGCACGTATCCGTCGACACGGGTGGCAGTATCACTACGGTTACTACGACCATGCGCGTTGCCACGGCTTTTATCCGCCTTTCCTCTTTGAAGATGGACAGGTGACGAACATTCGAGGCAATACGCATGCCAACTGCGGGGTGAATCTGGACTGGGAATCCGATGAGAGTGCTGCGCGTCGTGCGGATCGACAGGGGAAAGCCGTATATTCTCAAGACATCTTTAACGAAAAAATTGTTGAGTTCCTTCGCACCCACCGTGACGAACCTTTCTTCCTCTATCATCCTTCGCAGTTACCGCATGGACCGATTGCCATTCCTGACATCCATCCAGCGGTGAAACAGTCTACCGAATTGACGACGTTTGAAAAAGAATACGCTTCCATGATCCTAAAACTCGATGAAACCGTAGGAATCATCTTGGACGAGCTTGAACGTCTCGGTATTGACGACCGCACGATGATTATCTTCTGCTCCGATAATGGGCACGAAGTGTATGCCAAGGAGGAGGGACGAACCTCTGGTCGGACGAAGAATTTGGACGGTGAACCCTTCGACGAAATTACAACGAAGTTCTATTCGGAAACAGGGGGCGATGTGTTCAACGGTAACGACGGGATGGGTGGTCTGAAATTTTCAAGCTGGGAAGGCGGCACGCGAATCCCTTATATCGTCCGTTTGCCCGGAAGGATTGCACCCGACCCTGTGTCCAACCACATGCTCACAAATTACGACCTGATGCCAACCCTCGCCGACTTCATCGGGATGGAATTGCCCCAACCCAAAGATGGCGTATCGTTCTTACCGACTTTGCTTGAACAGCCCGATATTCAACAACACCGTGAATGGGTTGTATATGCCTCTCGACTCGGTCCCGCATTGGTAACGACAGATGGTTGGAAATTACGGTATATCAATAGCACGGACAGTTTCCAATTGTATCATCTCCCCCACGACTATCGCGAGGAAAACGACATTTCCGCAGATCATCCTGACCTCCTTGCCCGACTGAGTGGATGGCTACTCAATGCTTGTGACGGCGATTACCGAAACGGGACACCTCAAGCACATTTCGCAGCGTATCCAGAGTTTTAA